Within Mycobacterium botniense, the genomic segment GCCGCGTGAACGCGTCCGCGCGGCAAATACAGCACGTCACCGACCTCCAGGCGCAGGCTGGTCGGCGCCGGCAGTTCAGCCGTGTTCACCGGCGCCCGGCGCTGCATCTGGTGCGGTGACACGTCAGCGCCGTCGTACAAGTGCCAGATCTTGGATCCCTGGATCTGCAGGATCAACACGTCATGCGCGTCGTAGTGGGCGACGAAACCCTGAGAACCAGGGGGCGTGATATAGGCGTTGACCTTGGTTGCGAAGTTCAGCTCGACTTCGATGGAATGCGTCAGCGACGCGATCGCGCGGACATACTGCTCGATACCGTCCAAGACGATGGTGTAACCATCGGCGAAGTCGTTGCGGACGCGGTCGAGATCCAGGCTGCCGTCCGCTCGCCGATAGGCATCGGAGTGATGTTTCTCGGTGCCCCGGACCAGCCGCATCGCCCAGGCCGGGCCCGGCTCAGACCGGAACAGCTCCACCAGCACCTCGGCCGCCGACGACGCGTCCAGCAGGCTATCGAAGTAGCCCGCACAGCTGCGTTTGACGTGGTAGTGCGACACACCCCAGATCTCGTTGAGAAAGGTGTCGACCGGCAGCGGTGCCAGCAACCAGGCGAGTGATAAATCAGCGTTGACGCCCGATAAGCGTTGGCCCATCAGCCGTGATCTCCGCCCTCTTCGGCCGCACCGGCCTGATCCGGTATCCAGCTGTGCGGCACCATCGAAATTCTAGGGGCCTCGCCGGATTCAGCGCCGGTGAGGCTGGTCAAATCTGCGAGCCGGCCCCGGCCCACACCGGCAACGAATCCGGGCAGAACGCCGCCGCATCAACGGTGCGATACGGCATAGTGAAGAGACTGCAAAGCCTCAGGCGAACTATCTGCCGCGGGCTATGCTGCTGGGCGGCTGGGCCAAGGGGGCAGCGCCACCGCTTTCATCCTGAGGTGAAAGGCCAGAATCCCCGATGAAATATGTGCTGGCGAACTGGGGAACCCGCGGCGAAGTCGAACCCTTTGTCGCAGTCGCGCGGGAACTGCTGCGCCGCGGGCATGAGGTATGCCTGGCCGTCGCTCCTGAGATGGTCGATTTCGTCGAGGCGGCCGGGCCGGCGGCGGTCGCCTATGGCCCGGACTTGCAGACCATCCTCGACGCCCACCGCGACTACTGGACGTTATTTTTCCGCACCCCGTGGAAGATCCAGGAACTGAACAGGTTGCTGCATGAGGTGTCCGAGCCGCTCAGCCAGTCGCGAAAGAAGGTCACCGCGACGCTGACGTCGCTGGCTGACGGAGCCGACGTGCTTATCACCGGCATGAATTTCGAGGACGCCGCCGCTAATGTCGCGGAGTATTGCGATATCCCGCTGGCCACGCTGCATCACTTCCCGCTGCGGGCCAACGGCAAGCTGCTGCCGTTCCTGCCCCCGCCGGTGGGCCGCTCCGCGATGACAGTGTTCGAGTGGCTGTCGTGGCACGGAACGAGGAGGCTCGAGGATGACGCCGAGCGCCGGGCATTCGGTTTGCCGGAGGCGACCGTCCCCTGGCCACGGCGGATCGCTGAACGTGGATCGCTGGAAATCCAGGCCTATGACGACGTGTGCTTTCCCGGACTGGCCGCCGAATGGGCCAAATGGAATGGCCAGCGGCCTTTTGTGGGTGCACTGACGATGGCATTGCCCACCGATGCCGATGAGGATGTCTTGTCGTGGATCGCCGCGGGCACACCGCCGATTTGCTTCGGCTTTGGTAGCGTATCGGTCGAATCCCCGGCCGACACGCTGGCCATGATCAGCACCGTCTGCGCGCAGCTGGGGGAACGCGCATTGGTGGGGGCCGCCGGGACTGATTTCGGCGATCTTCGCCGATTCGAGCACGTCAAGGTGGTGAGCGCACTCAATTACGCGGCGATCTTTCCAGCCTGCCGCGCGGTGGTGCACCACGGCGGCTCCGGCACCACCAACGCGGGCCTGCGCGCCGGCATCCCCACCCTGATCCTGTGGACCTTGCCTGATCAGGCGCTGTGGGGAGCCGCGGTCAAACGGCTGCAGGTGGGCACCGCCCGGCGTTTTTCGGCCACCACCGAGAAAACGCTGGTCGCGGACCTGCGCAAGATATTGGCCCCGCCCTACCCCGCGCAGGCCCGCGCGATCGCCGCCCAGATGAGCAAACCCGCTGACAGCGTCGCCGCGGCCGCTGACCTGGTCGAAGATTTCGCCCACCGCAAGCGTGCCGGCTGACCGGCGACGGCGCACCCGGGTCACATCAGAACGACTGATCCAAGCGCGTGACCTGTTACGGCCAATTTCGGGTCGCTAGCCCAGCTAGTGGATTACACTTCCGGGCGGGCTGGACGGGGACGCGATCTCCGATTTTCGTTTTGCGGAACGCGCACGTCACCGGAAAGACTGAGGTCTGCGATGCCTGAAGGCGTGTTCGGACGCAGCGACGCCGAGATCGACCTCTTGGTGCGCGGTATGCGGTCGGGGATCGCCGTGGTGGGCTTCGGCTACATCGGCACCGTGATTGGCGCCGTGCTGGCCGATCGCGGCTGGCCCGTCACGGGGATCGACGTGCGACCCAGCGTTGTCGACGAGATCAACCTGGGCAAAACCACCGTGCCGGAACCCGGCCTTAACGAGCTGGTGTCCAACAACGTCCGAGTCGGCCGGCTGCGCGCCACGACCGATTTCGGCGCGCTGGCCGACAACGATTTCGTCATCGTGACCGTCGGCACGCCGCTCGGCCCGGACTTCGAGCCTATTGTCGATGACATCAAGGCGGCGGCGTGGGCGGTGGGAAAGCATCTACGGGCCGGCCACCTGGTCATCCTCAAGAGCACAGTGCCACCCGACACCACTGAAAAGCTGTTTCAGCCGATCGTCGAAGAGGCCTCGGGGCTGCGGGCCGGGGTCGACTTCGGGTTGGCGTTTTGCCCTGAGCGGCTCGCCGAGGGCCAAGCCATCCACGAACTGATGTCGATCCCCATCGTCATCGGCGCTGTCGATGAGCGCAGCGCTCGGGCCTGCGCCACCCTGTGGCGACACGCCCTGGGAGTGGAATCTATTGTCGTCGACGATCCGCGCACCGCCGAAATGGTCAAGCTTGCCGACAACGTCTGGATCGACCTCAATATCGCGCTGGCCAACGAATTAGCCAAGATCTGCGACCGGCTCGGCATGGACGTGCTGCAGGTCATCGAGGCCGCGAACACAATGCC encodes:
- a CDS encoding cupin domain-containing protein, with the translated sequence MGQRLSGVNADLSLAWLLAPLPVDTFLNEIWGVSHYHVKRSCAGYFDSLLDASSAAEVLVELFRSEPGPAWAMRLVRGTEKHHSDAYRRADGSLDLDRVRNDFADGYTIVLDGIEQYVRAIASLTHSIEVELNFATKVNAYITPPGSQGFVAHYDAHDVLILQIQGSKIWHLYDGADVSPHQMQRRAPVNTAELPAPTSLRLEVGDVLYLPRGRVHAAETTAQPSVHLTVGIHAPTLLTLVTRALYSLSLSDDRVHTQLPPRHLDDAEVRARVNMLVREITSVLEEPGVIAEGLGELEDVLVKRGRCPPVGQAVANAAGIDGHTLVVKYRPLYARVTTTPGGVALHFAQLVINAAADHHAAMSFVAKSTEPFRVCDLPGLSAAQQIELARTLITSGFLVRLPDG
- a CDS encoding glycosyltransferase, producing MKYVLANWGTRGEVEPFVAVARELLRRGHEVCLAVAPEMVDFVEAAGPAAVAYGPDLQTILDAHRDYWTLFFRTPWKIQELNRLLHEVSEPLSQSRKKVTATLTSLADGADVLITGMNFEDAAANVAEYCDIPLATLHHFPLRANGKLLPFLPPPVGRSAMTVFEWLSWHGTRRLEDDAERRAFGLPEATVPWPRRIAERGSLEIQAYDDVCFPGLAAEWAKWNGQRPFVGALTMALPTDADEDVLSWIAAGTPPICFGFGSVSVESPADTLAMISTVCAQLGERALVGAAGTDFGDLRRFEHVKVVSALNYAAIFPACRAVVHHGGSGTTNAGLRAGIPTLILWTLPDQALWGAAVKRLQVGTARRFSATTEKTLVADLRKILAPPYPAQARAIAAQMSKPADSVAAAADLVEDFAHRKRAG
- a CDS encoding nucleotide sugar dehydrogenase, which translates into the protein MPEGVFGRSDAEIDLLVRGMRSGIAVVGFGYIGTVIGAVLADRGWPVTGIDVRPSVVDEINLGKTTVPEPGLNELVSNNVRVGRLRATTDFGALADNDFVIVTVGTPLGPDFEPIVDDIKAAAWAVGKHLRAGHLVILKSTVPPDTTEKLFQPIVEEASGLRAGVDFGLAFCPERLAEGQAIHELMSIPIVIGAVDERSARACATLWRHALGVESIVVDDPRTAEMVKLADNVWIDLNIALANELAKICDRLGMDVLQVIEAANTMPKVNQNVNILRPSMGVGGSCLTKDPWFVNHLGDSLGLDLAIPRTSRTVNDTMPAYTYGLLTQILADQGKTIATSRIAVLGIAFKNNTGDCRLTPTKHVIALLEESGCALSVHDPWVAAEEALTVTKIPLTADIESAVEDADALVVLAGHRQFHQIPLARLADLAAARCVFLDGRNSFDPAAVRAAGFIYKGIGR